Proteins from a single region of Argiope bruennichi chromosome 6, qqArgBrue1.1, whole genome shotgun sequence:
- the LOC129971587 gene encoding proteasome subunit alpha type-1-like, translated as MFRNQYDNDVTVWSPQGRLHQVEYAMEAVKQGSATVGLKNSTHAVLVALKRASSELSAHQKKIIVIDDHCGIAIAGLTADARLLSKYMRTECLTNRFTRDAPLPINRLVSRMGNKMQSCTQRYDRRPYGVGLLVAGYDDLGPHIYQTCPSANYFDCKAMAIGARSQSARTYLEKYLDSFKSCDLEELVKHGLRALRECLPNEVELNSKNASLAIVGKDMKFTLFEDERIEPYLKAIEGDERPRRGGASASGDSSMPDDKPDGRGPPERPEPQVAVESMAID; from the coding sequence ATGTTCCGTAACCAATACGATAATGATGTTACTGTATGGAGTCCTCAGGGACGTCTTCATCAAGTGGAATATGCCATGGAAGCCGTTAAACAAGGCTCTGCAACTGTCGGTTTGAAAAACAGCACTCATGCAGTTTTGGTTGCTTTGAAAAGAGCATCTTCTGAATTATCTGCCCATCAGAAAAAGATAATCGTCATCGATGATCATTGTGGAATTGCTATTGCTGGATTAACGGCTGATGCAAGATTATTGAGCAAGTACATGCGAACGGAGTGCTTGACAAACCGATTCACCCGAGATGCTCCCTTGCCTATCAACAGATTAGTAAGTCGTATGGGTAACAAAATGCAGTCCTGTACCCAACGATATGATCGTAGACCATATGGAGTAGGGCTTCTAGTTGCAGGGTATGATGATTTGGGTCCTCATATTTACCAAACCTGTCCATCAGCTAATTACTTTGATTGCAAAGCCATGGCCATAGGTGCAAGATCTCAGTCTGCTAGAACCTACTTAGAGAAGTATCTAGATTCATTCAAGAGCTGTGATTTGGAGGAATTAGTAAAGCATGGTTTGAGAGCCTTAAGGGAATGTTTGCCTAATGAAGTTGAACTGAATTCAAAAAATGCTTCACTTGCTATTGTTGGAAAAGATATGAAATTCACATTATTTGAAGATGAGCGTATTGAGCCATATTTGAAAGCTATTGAAGGCGATGAAAGGCCTCGACGTGGTGGAGCTTCTGCTTCTGGTGATTCTTCAATGCCTGATGACAAACCTGATGGTAGAGGTCCTCCTGAACGACCTGAACCTCAAGTTGCAGTAGAATCCATGGCTATTGACTGA